AAGGGGTTGCAACAACAGGCTCTTCACCCTAAAGTGGGTGTACAAATGAGTAATGATGTGGTATGGTCTTTATATGATGTATGTCTTGTGAGATGTCCGGAAGGTGGCCGGATTGGGTTGTAAGGCAAGAAAGATAAGTGATAATGGTGCATACCATATGGAATGAATAAGCGCAAACTGAAACCTCTAAGTAGTAAAATGTCTGTGCTAAAAACATGGAGCAAATGATGATGTGAAAAGACCAAACCAGAACAGTGGTAGGGTAGGACAGTCTATTGTGCTGTCCAAAGAGCCTGGAAGCTCAACTTTCAAAGCTGGCGGTCAGCTTGTGAGTCAAGTGAGGGCGGGCAAAGTGCAGTGTAAGTCGATTGAGATGTTGGGAGGTTTCTGCGTAACATCCAAAATCTTAAATGCAGCAACCAGTGGGACCAGCGTTGAAGGCACCCCTCAGTTGAATGCGAGGGGTGTTAAAGGAGATGGAGAGGCCAAAGTTTTGGGAGGACTCAATTTAAGGGTTGATTAAAGGCCTATAATATCAAATGAAGGAAAGCTCAAAACATCAAGCCTCAAGCTATCTTCAGATAATGTGTGATTTGAGAAGAATGTGGGAGAGAACGTGAATGGGTGTTGGTGGCTCGTGGTAGTGAGTGTGAAGAAGAAAAGTTGGAGGAGGTCACCAACCACCACCTGACCATTTTCTGGTCTCCATGGACCAGTGGCAGGTTGAAAAGCTAATGACCATGGACAAATTGACGTTTGGTCCTCTGGTTCGATTGGACCTGCTTCGTGGTGAAAAAGCCAACCAAATGCTTTGTATTccttaaatttcaatttttggttCATGGTACTCATGAGAGGGAGGTCTAACATTCTAGATCATCCTATGTGGATAGGTGCCAGTTAACCGTAGGTCAATTGTCCAGAACAAAATGCAAGAGACTTCAACTATGAGAAGTGATGGTCAATTATTGGATTGATTGAAAGATAGTATCTCTGCAAAGTCGACTGTTGGATCATAAGTCAGTTGTTGGGTTGATTGAGATGTATGAGGAattgaaataagggaaaaagaaaGTGTTAAAAGTTTTCCAATGCCTACTTTAACCTGATGACTGTAATCACCCTAAGCACACTAAATGATAAGCATTATCATTATAAGTGCATGTCCCAATGTGCTGATGGTAGGAGGGCAGGGAATGCTAGTTCCCAGCTACATTTTTTCATTGTGCCATCATCCATGAGGACAATTTCCGGCCAAGAGATGAAAACAGTAGCACGGAGTGTGGTGGTAATGGTATCAAGAGTACGCGAGGgcattaaatcaaagaaaaaaaaacccaatCCTCATAATGTAAATAAGATGGATTAATTGGATAAATCAGGTGGGGTCCTTACAATGGTATCATGCTTGAGAGTTAATGAGCCTAATTAGCTCacacgataaaaaaaaaaaaaatgttgttaaGCTGGGACAAAGAAGTGTAAGTTGCAATGATTCTGTCATGCTATATCCGACAGGATATCTTGTTGATGCAGGTAACTAACATGTTAGTCTAGGAAAAAGCAAGTGGGAACTTGAATTTAGCTCATTTAGGAAGAGGTCTACAATGATTTTGATAATGGGACGCCTGGTACGCAGTGGTACTACACTATTGCAACGAGCAGAGAATTGAGATTAGCCCCGGGAACTATAGCTACTAGCAGGGGAGTGAAATTAGGCCACCtaggagatattttgtacaTAATCCTTGTGACCAGATGCAAGGAAAAAGTGGGTAGCATCTTTCTCATTCCTGGTAAAGAAGCATCTGATTCCCCTTATGCTTCTTTACCACTGCACTTCTCTTCGATTTTAATTGTTAGCCAAAACACAAGGCTGTTATTCTTTATATATTGCAAATGTCGGTTCAGTCGTCTTTTCAGCCACGTTTTGTGAATTTATGACGTTCTGTTGTTGTTGAAGAATTTTTTTGCTTCACAATCTGGGTAAATGAAGTAGCCGGGCAGATCCATTGGAAGCAAGATTAGAGAAAAGAACGCGATTCTAGAAAGTCTAATAATCCATTTGGTCTTTGCTAGAACATGTGTAACTTGATGCTTAGGTAACCAAAAACTTTTTCTCTATGCTAACCGAGTTTGATTCATCTTGAGAGCTGGTTATGCTCGGGTTTTGTTCTCAGAATTTGGAAGATTCAGATAAAGAGTGATGGACCCAATCAGGAGGGACCATAGGAAAGTGAGACCGGATCCAACTAAGTTTGAAGATTTTATGGTAAAAATGAACTTGGAATAAATGGATTTTGTTGCATGTTCTCCTTGAAATAAATGGATTTAGTTCATAAAGATTCTGGCTGTCAATTAAATATATGCTGCAACTGCTAAGCCTTTGGCCTTTACTTAAATGTGGAGGAAACAAGTCCCAAATCACGAAGCTTGAACTCTTCTCTGCCTTTTGctaatcatgaaagaaactctGCCTTTACTTCACTTAATGTGAAGGGAACAACACAACCTTTATAAAATGTGAAGGGAACAAATTCAAAATAGAAAAGTTTTTAAGTATAATCCATAATAATGCATTAGAATGATCACAGCTCTTTAAACAACATTATCTTAGCTCCTACATCACACCTTACACAATAGCCAATGAGATGGGCCCAAATGCCCCTCCCAATTgctactatttttatttttggtccACTGTTATGTTTGCATTGatttttcttcactttttctgTTAGGAGTATTAATTTCAAATGAAGTTTACACCAATCACGCCTGTTACATTTGAATATGAACACATTCAACATGTATTGACTTGGTTGGCTACATCAATCAATTGTAGCTTTTCCTGTACCATCTTTGTCTTATGTCATCTCATGTAAGGGTCTCTcagtatttttattaagttctctttggtttttctctttttagctataatttctttctttttttattcactCACCTCACAATAAGTATGATTGTTGGTTTTAATTGTGTCTCTCACAACTTATTATGTTACTTCAACTTTATAATGTGacaattacattttttaattttatcttcttcttttttgggtGTGATTACATTTACATGTATATAATAAAGTTTGAAATGTTAATTATATTCAATATTTTACAGACATTGATAGTAACAAGTCAAAAAGTCGGTACCCAACTGTGAACGTTAtccttaaattttcaaatgttgGAGCCCTCCTTACTCAAAGAGAAAGGGACATTCGTATCTGTCAAATTCTCTCTTCCACACTGCCTGGCTTTGGTAAGGCGTCCTAAATAGCATTAAAGTAAGATAAAAGTGTAGTCCTCCTTTGTTTATGCTTTATAGTCAACTCTTTTAATTGCCCCTTTGTACCACTTCGTTCCAAGCTGTCCTTCAGATGTACCCTTCCTTCCAAAGAGATGGCAACATTCCTTTACTTAAATCATATCTTGTATGCACCCATTATAGCGTCATGTTGAGCGTATGGATCTGACAAATAAATAAGGTTTACAAAGTTGCCACCCATATATCGTAGATCATGTTGTGTCCATCCTAAGATTGTCGCTCATGTGGGATTATGCTCCGTTTCTTGCaccttaattaaagaaattataatttctaacttcttagattatagtttttaaaatttagaataagttataaatttatttgttacaGCTTCTCAAAAGTTGTAATTAACCAATTGTGATGTTTGATATcataaactgtaaaataacttatttttgtataattgtccataataaccttaatagttatagaatgataatttaaaaattaattagtgtatatgtataagtttcaagtgttataaaaaaattaattagtgtatagagagaaagagagatgacgagagagaagaagagatctgaaaatggagatggcggtggagaagagagacccttgattgcgtggacagaaaaataattatttgttaaaaacagaGGTAAAATTGTCACAAAACTATAACTATTTAATCAGAAGTTGTAGAAACTAGAgtaccccagctttgaaaaagccaaaTTTTACCCCTTCTAAAAGATAGTATAAGTTATAAGCTAGAATTCTACAAACTAAAACAAACATTACATACTCACTTTTTTTAAGCTAGAAGttaaaagttacaacttttaagctgcaacaaacagtcCCTATGTTGGGTCTATGTATAGTAGAAGGGaatttttctcatttaagaACAACAATACTAATGAGATtagatattaaatatattatttacatacttaattttgatatttaaaataatattatatattaatattaaacataatataatGTATCTGATTAGATATTgttggccaatttttttttgtaagtaagaaatgcattaaACGAAAATTGCAAAAATGTCTATAGATTATTAAAGCATATCTCGAgccttgtaaaaaaaaaaaaaagaacaaagaggcAAATTagcaaataacaaaataaaattaaaatactgaagagagaataaattttcaaaattaaagatACACAACTATCATATGAAGCGATCAGTCGATGATTAGCAAAACAACGAAGATCTCGATGTTCAAAGATGAGCATCAAAGAGTATTAGCACAACAGGATCAATTCTAAGGATTACTTAAGAGTGCCTTAGCATGCTCATAGCCCATAACACCGTTCCACGAGAAGATATATATGAGAgcaaaattaatattcatcaaGAAACTAAACGTTATATGCTTCAGTAGAGTACAAAAAACTAGTTGGTCAAAAGTCATTAAAAGTGTCATAGAGCACgattataaagaaaatgcaaaaaaatgaaGTTGATCGACCATGTCTACATGTCATATTGAATTTGATTTGCCAACTAAGGTGAAGAGCATCTCTTGTTTATTAAAATACTTGTGGTTTTACTATCTTCAAATAAAGCAAATCATTActtataaaactaaataattaataacacGATAGTGATTCTTGCCAGTTTATCTCATTACAGTTCATAACACTTTGATTTTTTATTGTCGCCAAGgatatataaatttttcaaactctaaaaaaaaaaaaaaaaaaaaaacacttgcTAGAATAGAACCATCAAATAACGAGTGGCCCGCATGGGCAGCCCAATTGGTCAAGAAAGGGGGCACAAAGTGTCTCTTGGGGTGAATCTTGGACAATGACCGGGGATCGAGTCTCGCAAGCGACAATGTAGGGATACTTTtctccaaagtgaggggggCTCCTTGTGTGCGGTGAGTACGGGTCTAGCCCCTACGTCCGACTGGATCACCATAATTAACCCTCTCACAATCTGTCGGGTCGGGTGTGGGGGCATCCGGAGTGAGCGTTTCACCTTTCGGACAATCAAATAACGAGTGGGGTGATTGACTAGGTCTAGTAATGAATTATGAACCTTGAACTGACCTTCACCTTCACTTCAATGCATTCAAATCGGCCGTTGAAACTTATCAAAAATATCATCAGGGGCAAGACCAATGAAGCGCCCCCATCTGCCTTTCATGTACAATGCCAAGAATGCCCCACTATTACCAATtgtaaaattagaatttcaagtttattttgtttataattagTTTACTTTATTCCTGTTAATAAATTTCAAACCacttattaataataataataataataataataataataataataataaagagagAGCAACACATGCATTGATTCATGGATAGGAGGGAGGGTACTTTAGTAAAAGCATGAATTAAAGAGGTTCATGTGACTTAGCTGAAAGAGAATTTGGAGTgtttaaatccaaaatttaatgtttttcaTGCGATTCCCATtgatttgaattgaattgaattgaagacAGAATTCCAACTCAGATGCTTTCTCTCCACCGGTCAGAGGTGGTTGAATCGGATTGAGTTAATTTCACTCTTCTTAGGCCTTGTTTGGGACGCAATTTGGAATTCACTCCCTtttgttttataaataagattaaaattttggtatacaataattaaaaatatttattttttttgtgaaaaagtaCGTAGAATTATTTCTCCTTATCTCAGAGAGCGGCAAGGCAATGTCGTTGGGTGTAATTTAGGTTGAAATTTATGGGCAATTCTGTCATTTTACGGTGTTGTCCATCTCAAGGACTAATCAACAAAAACGTGGGAGAAGTGGCAACTGACAGAAGACTACTCACAACCATACTTTTGACTTTTATATATTTCGTACAAAATATTATGTCTTAATATTTAGTATGCAATAATATTCTCCCTTAAATTTGATTTGACCACTTAATTAGCTTTATCCCTACGCCCTTGTTTGTTCccaacaaaatgaaataatgaCAAAAGACACCAACTTTGACCACTTAATTAGCTTTTGCCCTACATGTACATATACGGTGATCTAATTTACCTAAATTAGAGGAAAATTTTCAGTTTAGttagtatatttttattaagaaataaaaaagtgtagatacacaaatttataataaaaatatatcgaTTAAATTGGAGATCTTTAgtttagataaataatattattttaacactATTATTATGAGTATTTTTTGAACCACCTTTCTTATGGGTTGGACTCGACTCGGTAGGCCGGCCCAATTTCCCTAAATCAAATAGGCTCAAGGTCGAGGTTGTCAAGGTAAGGTTGCACATCGTCAAAATTCAAGCTCAGACTACgaaaccaagcgagctcccaaaTATGCTTTCAACTCGTTGGTCTAATCGTTTAGCTCACATAACAAAAAGACTACAAAATAATCGGAAGCGATGTCCACCTATCTTATACGAGGTAAACTAGATCCCTAATAATGCATAATTCATTCCCAAATTTATAGAATTGATAAAAACATCTTGTCTCCAtaatattatcattttattttagattttatgaaaattgtaaacaccctaACATTATAAATAAGGGTAAAAAAAACCATTGTATGGGATGGACAATAATGATATATTGTTATTCTGTCAGAATAATTAGAGAATAGTCATAAATTAGACATTATTTTAGCAAAATCACGTAAAAATTTATCTACGTACTGCTTATTATtgtttctatttgttttttctctttGCATTTGTGTTCATTTTTTCATTGTGGGCCTACAAAGTATGGTTGATCAACTTCGAACGTGGACAAACACATAacatataaatttgaaaatgttaaaaatatattaaatatttaaattacataacataaaattttgtgatcACACGAGATTTGAgttaaagaaaattaatgaaacTAACTTTAGTTTAGTGGTAAAAGTTAagatgataaaaatttaaaagtttagattatcttaaaatttgtttatttaactTATTATTGGTTATTTAGtgctttaataattttatgggTGAGTGATGAATGATCGTGTAATTGAGATTAAGAGTGAAATGCAGTTGAAACtgtttaaaaaaaagaagaagaaagaaagagctAACAAATAGGCGGCAACCAAACGGGGCCTTAAGGAACAGTTAAAcgttatctaaaattaaaattgcgaCAACAAAAGGAAGGCTGTCTGCTGGCATGCCTATGTATACGAACAGCGGCGCGAAATATACGGTTGCCCAATTCGCCACAGAAAATACGAAGAAATTATAATCGACAATCAGAAAACCCTTTAAAAAACATTCCCTGTTttttagaggaagaagaactagagagagagagagagagagggggggccGAGGTACCTGGTGCTTCTGCAAAGGGGAAGTCGAGATCTTGTTAGATCGGAGCTGATCTGTCGTAAGAAATCTTATCCCTTTTCTGGgtctttctctttcttgttcttgatctggtttttgtttttggttttggttttggtttaaCCCTCAAAGCAATGTGGCTCGATCTGCGTCGATTTGGGCCTCTGTCCGTTTGATTTCTTTGTGCTGTAGAGTTCTGGGTTTGATTTGGCTCTCTCGCTCTTATTCGTGTGAATTCCGGGGCCCGTTGGAGGGATTTAAGCAGGGTTTTAAAGCGCTTCAGTGAACTGGGTTCGCGTTTTGTAGTTGCATTTCTTCTGcttccttgttttcttctttgattttggGATCTTTTGATGGGTTGTTCTCCTCgtcattttcatttcttctttctattCCTAGTATATAGGCTATTAGcaaatgtttatgttttcttttttggtccTCGTGGCGAGGTTACTATGAATTGATCTCTGTCTTTCAACGAGTGCATGGGAAATTGATCACttcactccttttttttttttttttctgttttttgttagttttgttCTCATTTCGGGGCATAATCCTTTAGCTTCGACTCgtaattgatttatatattattttgaaatttcccCCAATTTCTGTGACCAAATAACCATGATTGGCCTACGTCGTTTATGTGTGGTCCATGTACATCATTTTATTTGTGAATATATTATCAGGACTGGTCTGCAGGTCTGCATGACAACTAAATGAATTTTGGCTTTGACAAATCCACGACTaaatctatttatagaattaactGTATGTTATGATTGTGGTaacagaaaagaaagaaaaaagcagCTAAAAGTTTAGTGTGACAACTTGTTTAAAAAAGGAAAGTTATGTTAAAGTATTATCTTTGTTGGTcctaagccaagataaaagagGAGGGCTGTGTTAGCTAGCTGATAGCTAGTGTAAAACTCATAGGATCTGTTATCATGAATCtttgattaaatattataagCTATAATTCATTTAGCCAATCCCATCTACATAATCAAGAGTCTGTTGTTCTGATATGATAAATTTTACAAGTGCACCTCAGCGTTGGACACATAAATGGCAGTTGTGTGGATATTGCTGCTATTATAAGGTGGGGGGGACAGGGAAGGAAATGATCTggcattttttatgtgattCTGTATTGAGAGTCATGATGTTCAGGTCATATTCAGAACAAAAATCAATGATGTTCTTTTGTGTTGGTCACGGTGTATCTTGTTAAACTGAGAGATGTTTTCATTAGCCACTACCAGGTATTGCTTCTTGGCTCATGGGATGGATGGGTAGACTGTGAGCTTGCTTTGACTTGGGAGATTTTTACATTAAATGGCTGACTTTAGGCACAAACCTGTCTCTTATGCTTTGACATTTTACTAAGTACTGGCcacttgataattttttatggaatCGAAAGATAATTCCCATAAGATGAAAATCTTCTGTTTGTTTGAATCTTTGATAGGGTTTTAGGTTTGTGGGTGTATTCATATACTCTCTTTGGATACTTTGGACCTATGCAGCGTATGCTTGATTGTATTGAGTGAACTGTTGTTTGTTTGATACTGGATGTATTCCTCTACAGACAACCAGTCtgatgctctctctctctctctcactaatttttttttcctctctccaTTTTTTTGCAGCGTAATGGGAAGGGACGTTACAGGAATCCGCATGGACAAGAAGCCTCATGTTGGGAAGGTAAATTCAAATGGTGTCTCTCATGATGTGGTTCATGTTTCTCCCAAAATTTCGGGTTTAAGTGCTGAAGCAAAGGACTATGAGGCGGATGACCATGTAGTGGACGACTCAATTACGGAAGAAAGTTGTGAGAGGCAAGATGTACTAGGTGTTAAAAGTACCAACCATGATGCTGGTTTGCCTGAAGGGAAAACATTGAAACCTGAGGCTCAGAAGTCAAGTGACAAGAAATTGGGCTCACCTGTCAAGGGAAATGGGAATGTGCAAACAAATGACACTGTTATGCAGCTCTCTACTCTTACTCCTGACAAGCAGGTTTCAACTGAAACTGATCCTGATGGGGCTGAAACTGTCGATGCTGGTTCAAATTGTTCAACTACGCCTAACAATTTCCACTCCCCCAATTCAGCAAAGAAATCACAGGTGAGTTTATTGTGTAACAGTGTGCTAAGTGATATGTTACCATCACCCTTGTCCTCTTTAAACTATAAACTGCAAACTGTGAGACATGTTCCCCTTGTGTAAACCCATGTATTAACATGTCAAATCTAGTCATTTAGGTTCCTATTGTGGTCAATGAAACTCAATTTATTTGCAAAGCAGCTAAGTTCAACCATGGGAAGTAAGCTAGGTGCCCAGGTTATATTTCTGGGGCATCTATCTAGTTTTCTATCACTGCACATTTCTAGTTCTATTTCTCTTAGTTATctcaagtttgattttttagacACAACACAGTTACATGCCTTGAGCACTggaaatttttggtatttgatGGGTCAGACAAGGAatgaaacttctaaaaattaataaacgtGCATTTCAAAAAAGGAAAGTTTGTGTTATATATCATTTTCTGAGTCCTTTATGCATCATCATCCTTTTTAATCCTTTATGTCCTCATCCTTTTATACCAcaatcttttttaaataatttatattccctttttaattttcttgggAACTCCTTGTAAAGTTTTGTTTGTAGTTCTCTAAGCAAAAGAAGCAATTTCCATGACAGAGTGCTGTTGGAAACTGGGAGTTGAGATACCATTTATGGTAGAATTGTAGACTTGAAAATACTGTTTATCTTCATAGTTTTTCACTGATGCCAACCAAATTCTCCTCAGGTATTAAGGAAACCCCAACAACCTGATAACAAGAAGTATCATGATGAGGAAGATAATTGGTCAGTCACTTCCTCGTATCCTCTCTTACTGTTCAGGTTTCAGGCTTTCAGCATTTTGCCTTTTCTATATGTAGTTTCCTTAGTGTCTGTTGTCATTCCTATggttaaaagagagagagagagagaaaaagaatctGCTGTTATTCGTTTTCTATTTTGGGATTGGAAATGTCCTTAGCCTAGCATAGTACTGCGGCTTCTGTGCGGAGTGTCCGAACTGGCAAGTTTAGGACCACTGTCCCTGTTGCTCCTGTA
This window of the Diospyros lotus cultivar Yz01 chromosome 5, ASM1463336v1, whole genome shotgun sequence genome carries:
- the LOC127802291 gene encoding protein WVD2-like 2, translating into MGRDVTGIRMDKKPHVGKVNSNGVSHDVVHVSPKISGLSAEAKDYEADDHVVDDSITEESCERQDVLGVKSTNHDAGLPEGKTLKPEAQKSSDKKLGSPVKGNGNVQTNDTVMQLSTLTPDKQVSTETDPDGAETVDAGSNCSTTPNNFHSPNSAKKSQVLRKPQQPDNKKYHDEEDNWSVTSSTAASVRSVRTGKFRTTVPVAPVFRCVSRAERRKEFYSKLEEKHRALEVEKMEYEARTKEEEEAAIKQLRKNMVVRAHPVPSFYQEGPPPKAELKKIPTTRAKSPKLTRRKSCGDATHASPEEKGVCVRAIRHSIGNHKDGSSTGRPIKNKVQVSARSGNTTCKVKDHSGTEKEATKTSSPKMAEQTSDITVNG